The following is a genomic window from Methanothrix sp..
ATACATCCTCCCAGACCTTCGTCACATGATAGAAATCACAGATGCGGCCGCGATGGTCATGAAGGAGCATCTCGTTCCGGGAAAGGTCGTGAGGATGTTTCTCGCAGCTATCGATGAGACGGGTGCGAACTACGGTCTTGCTGTTACAGATCCATCTGAGAATGATGTTCTCTTCGAGAGCAACGGGATAACGATACACATGAGCCCGGAGGATGCGGAGATACTGAGCGAGACGATAATCGACTTC
Proteins encoded in this region:
- a CDS encoding iron-sulfur cluster biosynthesis family protein yields the protein MIEITDAAAMVMKEHLVPGKVVRMFLAAIDETGANYGLAVTDPSENDVLFESNGITIHMSPEDAEILSETIIDFIDDPEIGRGFIIYGPGEESCGCGHHEHDYGCGCH